From Myxococcus xanthus, a single genomic window includes:
- a CDS encoding glycosyltransferase family 4 protein, with amino-acid sequence MRRPYTLIAGDFVDTGGMDRANLALALWLAKQGYPVRLVAHRVAEVLLRHPKVRFVRVPKPANAYLLGEPLLSAVGRAWALRTRAEGGRVVANGGNCPVASANWVHYVHGAYTSEPSGGVLRQLKGRVSHRYYVRSERQALRRARVIIANSERTRDDVVAATGVPASRVRVIYLGGDAERFRPVTAEARREVRASLGWPESRPVALFVGALGDRRKGFDTLFQAWLRLCARADWGVDLKVVGSGAQRDAWEREAADRGVGERIQFLGFRDDVARLLSAADVLVSPTRYDAYGLNVHEALCTGLPALVSRSAGVAERYPEALSGLLLDAPDDVDALVRRLEDWRQHAAAWAPHVAALSETLRAQTWDTMAEAIVDTVEREG; translated from the coding sequence ATGCGAAGACCGTACACCCTCATCGCCGGTGACTTCGTGGACACCGGAGGCATGGACCGGGCCAACCTGGCGCTGGCGCTCTGGCTGGCGAAGCAGGGGTACCCCGTCCGGTTGGTGGCACACCGCGTGGCGGAGGTCCTCCTGCGCCATCCCAAGGTGCGCTTCGTGCGAGTGCCCAAGCCCGCCAATGCGTATCTGCTCGGCGAACCGCTGCTGAGCGCGGTGGGCCGGGCCTGGGCGCTGCGTACCCGCGCCGAGGGAGGCCGCGTGGTGGCCAATGGTGGCAACTGCCCGGTGGCGTCCGCCAACTGGGTCCACTACGTCCACGGCGCCTATACCTCCGAGCCCAGCGGCGGCGTGCTGCGCCAACTCAAGGGCCGCGTGAGCCACCGGTACTACGTGCGTTCGGAGCGGCAGGCCCTGCGGCGCGCGCGCGTCATCATCGCCAACTCGGAGCGCACGCGGGATGATGTGGTGGCTGCCACGGGCGTTCCTGCGTCCCGGGTGCGCGTCATCTATCTCGGTGGAGATGCGGAGCGCTTTCGCCCGGTAACAGCCGAGGCGCGCCGTGAGGTCCGCGCGTCCCTGGGGTGGCCGGAGTCTCGGCCCGTGGCGCTCTTCGTGGGCGCGTTGGGCGACCGCCGCAAGGGCTTCGACACCCTCTTCCAGGCGTGGCTGCGGCTGTGTGCACGTGCGGATTGGGGCGTGGACCTCAAGGTCGTGGGCTCCGGCGCGCAGCGGGATGCGTGGGAGCGCGAAGCCGCGGACAGAGGCGTGGGTGAGCGCATCCAATTCCTCGGCTTCCGTGACGACGTGGCGCGCTTGCTGTCGGCGGCGGACGTGCTGGTGTCGCCCACGCGGTATGACGCATATGGGCTGAACGTCCACGAGGCGCTGTGTACCGGGCTGCCTGCGTTGGTGAGCCGCTCGGCGGGCGTGGCGGAGCGCTACCCGGAGGCGCTGTCGGGCCTGCTGCTGGACGCGCCGGATGACGTGGACGCGTTGGTGCGGCGCCTGGAAGATTGGCGCCAGCACGCCGCGGCCTGGGCGCCTCATGTGGCCGCGCTGTCGGAGACGCTCCGGGCGCAGACATGGGACACCATGGCCGAGGCCATCGTGGACACGGTGGAGCGAGAGGGCTGA
- a CDS encoding glycosyltransferase, with amino-acid sequence MNAPSAGAGLRVLHLGKFYPPASGGMEAHVQTLARAQAALGAQVEVLCANHAADGAGTSHEFQGRSPTCETWDGPVRVTRLGRLASVARMDAMPDLPRMLGRALSRGVDIVHLHTPNPTWVLALDVVRRLPPVFITHHSDVIRQRVAGALFKPFEALLYARARRVLATSEAYVSGSPLLRAFRGKVRALPLGLDLAPYLHPCAAAREAEAHWRAQAAGAPLWLMVGRLVYYKGLFTALQALRRVPGRLVVVGQGPLEAEARRRARALGVADRVTWAGYLPPDSLVGALHAATALWFCGNARSEAYGLSQVEAMASGLPVLNTAIPHSGVAWVSLHEQTGLTVPVGDAEALAAAARRLLEEPGLAQRLGREARERAVAEFRHDVMAWRSLSLYSEALGRPAPVMAPDVALLRLTGSV; translated from the coding sequence GTGAACGCGCCATCAGCGGGCGCGGGTCTGCGGGTGCTGCACCTGGGCAAGTTCTATCCTCCCGCGTCGGGCGGCATGGAGGCCCACGTGCAGACGCTGGCGCGCGCCCAGGCGGCGCTCGGCGCGCAGGTGGAGGTGCTGTGCGCCAACCATGCCGCGGACGGCGCGGGCACCAGCCACGAGTTCCAGGGCCGCAGCCCCACGTGTGAGACGTGGGACGGACCGGTGCGCGTGACGCGCCTGGGCCGGCTGGCCTCCGTCGCGCGCATGGACGCGATGCCGGACCTGCCGCGCATGCTGGGACGCGCGTTGTCGCGGGGCGTGGACATCGTGCACCTGCACACGCCCAACCCGACCTGGGTGCTGGCCCTGGACGTGGTGCGCCGGCTGCCTCCTGTCTTCATCACCCACCACAGTGACGTCATCCGGCAGAGGGTGGCGGGCGCGCTCTTCAAGCCCTTCGAGGCGCTGCTCTACGCGCGGGCACGGCGGGTGCTGGCCACCAGCGAGGCCTATGTCTCAGGCTCACCGCTGCTGCGCGCCTTTCGCGGCAAGGTGCGGGCGCTGCCGCTGGGGCTCGACCTGGCGCCGTACCTCCATCCCTGCGCCGCCGCGCGTGAGGCGGAGGCCCACTGGCGGGCACAGGCCGCGGGCGCGCCGCTGTGGCTCATGGTGGGGCGGCTCGTCTACTACAAGGGCCTGTTCACCGCGCTACAGGCCCTGCGCCGGGTGCCGGGGCGGCTGGTGGTGGTGGGGCAGGGGCCGCTGGAGGCGGAGGCTCGACGCCGGGCGCGCGCGCTGGGCGTCGCGGACCGGGTGACGTGGGCGGGCTATCTGCCTCCGGACTCGCTGGTCGGTGCGCTGCATGCGGCCACCGCGCTCTGGTTCTGTGGCAATGCCCGCAGCGAGGCGTATGGGCTGTCGCAGGTGGAGGCCATGGCCAGCGGTCTGCCCGTGCTGAACACGGCGATTCCGCACTCGGGCGTCGCGTGGGTGAGTCTGCATGAGCAGACGGGGCTGACGGTGCCGGTCGGCGACGCGGAGGCCCTGGCGGCGGCGGCGCGGCGACTCCTGGAGGAGCCCGGGTTGGCGCAGAGGCTGGGGCGCGAGGCTCGGGAGCGGGCCGTGGCGGAGTTCCGGCATGACGTCATGGCCTGGCGCAGCCTGTCCCTGTACTCGGAGGCGCTGGGGCGGCCCGCGCCGGTGATGGCGCCCGACGTGGCGCTGCTGCGCTTGACGGGGAGCGTATGA
- a CDS encoding glycosyltransferase family 4 protein codes for MSHPLRVLHISSGNLYGGIETLLHTMARERNLRPSLSHAFALCFEGRLARELRDAGVEVHVLGPAKTGRPWSVWRARSVLRELLRGGRYDVVICHAIWPQALFGPVVRTAGVPLAFFQHDALTGQHWLERWARVTPPDLVLTNSRFAAGTLVSVYPQVPWRVTHCPLPMPPPALGASERARLRTELGASEGDAVIFHASRMQEGKGQRLLLEALGRLRAVPGWCVWFAGGAQRPDEEAYQEGLRAQAKHLGIEGRLRLLGQRSDVPRLLRAADIHCQPNSRPEAFGLVFVEALQAGLPVVTTPMGGALEIVDASCGVFVRPEPESLALALGRLIEDPQTRARLGAAGPARAAALCDAGGFLRGMEEALRALSEQEVPV; via the coding sequence ATGAGCCATCCCCTTCGCGTGCTGCACATCTCCAGCGGCAACCTCTACGGTGGCATCGAGACGCTGCTGCACACGATGGCGCGCGAGCGGAACCTTCGCCCGTCGCTGTCACATGCCTTCGCGCTCTGCTTCGAGGGCCGGCTGGCTCGGGAGCTGCGCGACGCGGGCGTGGAGGTGCATGTGCTGGGGCCCGCGAAGACAGGCCGGCCCTGGTCCGTGTGGCGCGCGCGGAGCGTCCTGCGCGAGCTGCTGCGCGGCGGGCGCTACGACGTCGTCATCTGCCACGCCATCTGGCCTCAGGCGCTGTTCGGGCCCGTGGTGCGCACGGCTGGCGTTCCCCTGGCCTTCTTCCAGCATGACGCACTGACGGGCCAGCATTGGCTGGAGCGGTGGGCGCGTGTCACGCCGCCCGACCTGGTGCTGACCAACAGCCGCTTCGCCGCGGGCACGCTGGTGTCCGTCTATCCCCAGGTGCCTTGGCGTGTGACGCACTGTCCGCTGCCCATGCCACCGCCGGCGCTGGGGGCGTCCGAGCGCGCGCGCCTGCGCACGGAGCTGGGGGCCTCCGAAGGGGACGCCGTCATCTTCCACGCCAGCCGGATGCAGGAGGGGAAGGGCCAGCGCTTGTTGCTGGAGGCGCTGGGCCGGCTGCGAGCGGTGCCGGGCTGGTGCGTCTGGTTCGCTGGCGGCGCTCAGCGTCCGGACGAGGAAGCCTATCAGGAGGGGCTGCGGGCGCAGGCGAAGCACCTGGGGATCGAGGGGCGGCTGCGACTCCTGGGGCAACGCTCGGACGTGCCGCGGCTGCTGCGCGCCGCGGACATCCACTGCCAGCCCAACTCGAGGCCGGAGGCGTTCGGTCTCGTCTTCGTGGAGGCGCTCCAGGCGGGTCTGCCCGTGGTGACCACGCCGATGGGGGGCGCGCTGGAAATCGTGGATGCCTCCTGCGGGGTGTTTGTCCGCCCGGAGCCGGAGTCACTGGCCCTGGCCCTGGGACGGCTCATCGAGGACCCCCAGACGCGTGCCCGGCTGGGCGCGGCGGGGCCCGCGCGTGCCGCGGCGCTGTGCGATGCGGGAGGCTTCCTTCGCGGCATGGAGGAGGCGCTGCGCGCGCTGTCCGAGCAGGAGGTGCCGGTGTGA
- a CDS encoding glycosyltransferase family 4 protein — translation MRILFLNPVGILGGAERALLDLMACLKQQDSALSLHLLAGTAGPLLDEARALGVDARLLPLPEHLSTLGDSALRGHGPLEALRFARRLAPTSGLLVDHGRALRRDVADISPDLVHSNGIKTHLLSAATAGLPLKRVWHIHDFLGERPLVRRALRLLSPLASAAIANSRAVGDDTRQVLFRVPVHVVYNGVDTTHFSPGPADGAQLDRLAGLPEAPEGTLRVGLVATYARWKGQDVFLEAAATLTRLYPALPVRFYLVGAPLYQTPGSQFSEDELRRLIASRGLAERVGLVPFQPHPASVYRALDVFVHASTRREPFGLTIAEALACGRPAIVSNASGAAEALTNGTDALLIPPGNVHALVQALRTLLEDAALRARLGTAARLTAAASFSRERYASEVLTLYRTLVRSSPPI, via the coding sequence GTGCGCATCCTCTTCCTCAATCCCGTGGGCATCCTTGGTGGAGCCGAGCGCGCGCTCCTCGATTTGATGGCGTGCCTGAAGCAGCAGGACTCAGCGCTGTCGCTCCACCTGCTGGCCGGAACGGCGGGGCCGCTGCTCGACGAAGCGCGCGCGTTGGGCGTGGATGCTCGGCTGCTGCCATTGCCAGAGCACCTGTCCACGCTGGGCGACTCCGCATTGCGAGGCCACGGTCCGCTGGAAGCGCTGCGCTTCGCCCGTCGGCTGGCGCCCACATCCGGACTGCTGGTGGACCATGGACGCGCGCTCCGCCGGGACGTCGCCGACATCAGCCCCGACCTGGTGCATTCCAACGGCATCAAGACGCACCTGCTCAGCGCCGCCACCGCGGGCCTGCCCTTGAAGCGGGTCTGGCACATTCACGACTTCCTGGGCGAACGGCCTCTGGTCCGCCGCGCGCTGAGGCTGCTGTCGCCCCTGGCATCGGCGGCCATCGCCAACTCGCGGGCGGTGGGCGACGACACGCGCCAGGTGCTGTTCCGAGTGCCCGTGCACGTCGTCTACAACGGCGTGGACACCACGCACTTCTCCCCCGGCCCCGCGGACGGCGCGCAACTGGACCGTCTGGCCGGTCTGCCCGAAGCCCCAGAGGGCACGCTCCGCGTGGGACTGGTGGCCACCTATGCCCGATGGAAAGGCCAGGACGTCTTCCTCGAAGCCGCGGCGACGCTGACGCGCCTGTACCCCGCCCTGCCCGTGCGTTTCTACCTGGTGGGCGCGCCGCTGTATCAGACGCCCGGTTCGCAGTTCTCCGAGGATGAACTGCGCCGGCTCATCGCCTCACGCGGCCTGGCGGAGCGCGTGGGCCTGGTGCCCTTCCAGCCCCACCCGGCCTCCGTGTACCGGGCCCTGGACGTCTTCGTTCACGCCAGCACCCGCCGGGAGCCCTTCGGCCTCACCATCGCGGAGGCGCTCGCCTGCGGGCGGCCCGCCATCGTCTCCAACGCGAGCGGTGCGGCGGAGGCACTCACGAATGGCACGGACGCGCTGCTGATACCTCCGGGCAATGTGCACGCGTTGGTCCAGGCGCTGCGAACGCTGTTGGAGGATGCAGCCCTGCGAGCCCGGCTGGGCACGGCCGCGCGACTCACCGCGGCGGCGAGCTTCTCGCGCGAACGCTACGCGAGCGAGGTGCTCACCCTTTACCGCACGCTCGTGCGGAGCAGTCCCCCCATTTGA
- a CDS encoding glycosyltransferase family 4 protein, giving the protein MKQSRRLITLSHSYVVGLNRRLANEMMRVGAGAWDVTTVAPRFFHGDLSPLALQLEADEPARTEGVRAFFSRSLHTFLYGPEVHAHLARGADLVHVWEEPYVLAGLELALLTPRHVPLVFSTAQNLSKRYPPPFAQAERFVVQRASGWVAWGETVRDNLLTRPGYAERPARAIPMGVDADLFQPDRAAGESLRRELGWETSGPPVVGFLGRFVPEKGVPLLMDALDALDTPWRALFVGGGPMEGALRDWAARHTHSVRVLTGVPHAGVPRALNAMDMLCAPSQTTRQWREQFGRMLAEGFACGVPVLGSDSGEVPRTMGDAGIVLPEASVSAWTQAIANLLESPQRREELATRGRERAVTRFSWPVVAKAHLDFFTEVLEQRG; this is encoded by the coding sequence TTGAAGCAGTCACGCCGGCTCATCACCCTCTCCCACTCCTATGTCGTCGGCCTCAACCGGCGCCTCGCCAACGAGATGATGCGCGTGGGCGCGGGCGCATGGGATGTCACCACGGTGGCACCCCGCTTCTTCCACGGCGACCTGAGCCCGCTCGCCCTGCAACTCGAAGCGGACGAGCCCGCCAGGACGGAAGGCGTGCGCGCCTTCTTCAGTCGCTCGCTCCACACCTTCCTTTACGGTCCGGAGGTGCATGCTCACCTCGCTCGCGGCGCGGACCTGGTGCACGTGTGGGAAGAGCCCTATGTGCTGGCCGGCCTGGAGCTGGCATTGCTCACACCGCGTCACGTCCCGCTCGTCTTCAGCACCGCGCAGAACCTGTCCAAGCGTTACCCGCCGCCCTTCGCCCAGGCGGAGCGCTTCGTCGTCCAGCGCGCTTCCGGCTGGGTGGCCTGGGGTGAAACCGTGAGGGACAACCTCCTCACCCGTCCCGGCTATGCGGAGCGTCCCGCGCGCGCCATTCCCATGGGCGTGGACGCGGACCTGTTCCAACCGGATCGCGCCGCGGGCGAGTCCTTGCGGCGCGAGCTCGGGTGGGAGACATCAGGCCCACCCGTGGTGGGGTTTCTCGGCCGCTTCGTCCCGGAGAAGGGCGTGCCCCTGCTGATGGATGCGCTCGACGCGCTCGACACTCCGTGGCGCGCGCTCTTCGTGGGCGGAGGCCCGATGGAAGGTGCGTTGCGTGACTGGGCGGCCCGGCACACCCACTCGGTGCGAGTCCTCACCGGCGTGCCCCACGCAGGCGTGCCACGTGCGCTCAACGCCATGGACATGCTGTGCGCCCCCAGTCAGACGACGCGCCAATGGCGGGAGCAGTTCGGCCGCATGTTGGCGGAGGGCTTCGCGTGTGGCGTGCCCGTGCTCGGCAGTGACTCGGGCGAAGTCCCGCGCACCATGGGCGACGCGGGCATCGTGCTGCCGGAGGCGTCTGTGTCCGCCTGGACGCAGGCGATCGCCAACCTGTTGGAGAGTCCCCAGCGCAGAGAAGAACTGGCCACACGGGGCCGAGAGCGCGCCGTCACCCGCTTCTCGTGGCCGGTGGTGGCGAAGGCACACCTGGACTTCTTCACCGAAGTCCTGGAGCAGCGCGGCTGA
- a CDS encoding glycosyltransferase, with protein sequence MTPRHATPQTAARLALLMDPREEGWPSMDLVGEALLAGLAAHPSEVHATAVRPDMPAVLRRLPRAGARNAAFNADRLLTRFGLYPGRALLARGRHDAFHVVDHTYAQLVHALPASRTGVYCHDLDAFRSVLEPRREPRPAWFRAMARAQLAGLERAAIVFHSTQAVRMELLAHGLVPESRLVWAPYGVSPEYRPVPTPGAPDASEAVLAPLGGRPYLLHVGSAIPRKRLDVLFAVFAALRARYPELRLVQQGGALNGTQRAQVEALGIGDALLQPPRQERATLAGLYRRATAVLVTSEAEGFGLPVIEALACGAPVVASDLPVLREVGAEACTYCPVGDVPAWVESVTALLAGHDTQPSREARLTRASRFTWSAHARTVLDAYLRLLGASTP encoded by the coding sequence ATGACGCCCCGCCACGCGACACCCCAGACCGCGGCCCGGCTGGCGCTGCTGATGGACCCGCGCGAGGAGGGCTGGCCCAGCATGGACCTGGTGGGCGAGGCCCTCCTGGCGGGACTTGCCGCGCATCCCTCCGAGGTCCACGCGACGGCCGTGCGGCCAGACATGCCCGCGGTGCTGCGACGACTTCCCCGAGCAGGCGCGCGCAACGCGGCGTTCAACGCGGACCGGCTCCTCACCCGCTTCGGTCTCTACCCGGGCCGCGCGCTGCTCGCCCGGGGGCGGCACGACGCCTTCCATGTGGTGGACCACACCTACGCGCAGCTCGTCCACGCGTTGCCCGCGTCGCGCACCGGTGTCTATTGCCATGACCTGGATGCGTTCCGCTCCGTGCTGGAGCCTCGGCGCGAGCCGCGTCCAGCGTGGTTCCGCGCCATGGCCCGTGCCCAGCTCGCGGGACTGGAGCGCGCGGCCATCGTGTTCCACAGCACCCAGGCGGTGCGCATGGAGCTGCTCGCGCATGGCCTGGTGCCGGAGTCGCGGCTCGTCTGGGCGCCGTATGGCGTGTCCCCCGAATACCGCCCGGTCCCCACACCCGGAGCGCCCGATGCCAGCGAAGCCGTGCTCGCACCGCTGGGGGGCCGGCCCTACCTGCTCCACGTCGGCAGCGCGATTCCTCGCAAACGCCTGGACGTGCTCTTCGCCGTGTTCGCCGCGCTTCGCGCGCGCTACCCGGAGCTTCGGTTGGTGCAGCAGGGCGGCGCGCTGAACGGCACACAGCGCGCGCAGGTGGAGGCGTTGGGTATTGGCGATGCGTTGCTTCAGCCGCCTCGGCAGGAACGTGCCACGCTGGCGGGCCTCTACCGGCGCGCGACGGCCGTGCTGGTGACGAGCGAGGCGGAGGGCTTTGGACTCCCCGTCATCGAGGCGCTGGCCTGTGGTGCTCCCGTGGTGGCCAGCGACCTGCCCGTGCTTCGGGAGGTCGGAGCAGAAGCCTGCACCTACTGCCCCGTGGGGGACGTGCCGGCGTGGGTGGAGTCCGTGACCGCGCTGCTCGCCGGCCATGACACACAGCCCTCGCGCGAGGCACGGCTGACCCGCGCCTCGCGCTTCACCTGGTCCGCGCATGCGCGGACGGTGCTGGACGCCTACCTGCGGCTGCTCGGTGCCTCCACGCCGTGA
- a CDS encoding class I SAM-dependent methyltransferase: protein MRPGGNIFQFLKREVLVGEHEVLHRTLKEALVGTCDSVLDIGCGSRSPLHSFSNLLPHTVGVDGHPTSIERSRAAGIHREYHCMDLMEAGQRFGPKSFDAVVALDVIEHFDKPGGFRLLEMMESLARKRVIIFTPNGFLPQDEWDNNVHQVHRSGWEVYDFELRGYHVTGMSGWKPLRGDYALPRIRPFRLGSRLSILTEPFATRWPRHAFQLLAIRDMEVS, encoded by the coding sequence ATGCGTCCCGGTGGAAACATCTTCCAGTTCCTGAAGCGCGAAGTCCTCGTGGGCGAGCACGAGGTGCTCCACCGCACGCTGAAGGAGGCGCTGGTCGGCACCTGCGACAGCGTGCTGGACATCGGCTGTGGCTCGCGCTCGCCGCTCCACAGCTTCTCGAACCTGCTCCCACACACGGTGGGCGTGGATGGCCACCCCACCAGCATCGAGCGCAGCCGGGCCGCGGGCATCCACCGCGAGTACCACTGCATGGACCTGATGGAAGCGGGCCAGCGCTTCGGTCCGAAGAGCTTCGACGCCGTCGTCGCGCTGGACGTCATCGAGCACTTCGACAAGCCAGGCGGATTCCGGCTGCTGGAGATGATGGAGTCGCTGGCGCGCAAGCGCGTCATCATCTTCACGCCCAATGGCTTCCTCCCCCAGGACGAGTGGGACAACAACGTCCACCAGGTGCACCGCTCCGGCTGGGAGGTCTACGACTTCGAGCTGCGCGGCTACCACGTCACCGGCATGAGCGGCTGGAAGCCCCTGCGCGGTGACTACGCCCTGCCGCGCATCCGGCCCTTCCGGCTGGGCAGCCGCCTGTCCATCCTCACCGAGCCCTTCGCCACGCGCTGGCCCCGTCACGCCTTCCAGCTCCTCGCCATCCGCGACATGGAAGTGTCCTGA
- a CDS encoding glycosyltransferase family 4 protein: MPPSRTAPAWHVLTGEYPPQPGGVGDYTRQLSRALARAGQEVHVWAPGEGGVRDEDGVTVHRAPDLLTPRGLPGLSRGLDACPGPRRLLLQYVPHALGLRAMNVPFCAWFAARRHDARWVYIHEAVHPWSPRGPWRHHILAGTTRLMVRLVASAANRVFVSIPQWAEHLPARVRPHAAWLPVPSNLPVDVSRAAVDALRAELGEGPWLGHFGTFGRLTAEPLEAALVPLLRGEGTRRALMLGRGSRAFVEGVETRHPELRGRLVARDSLALDDIAVHLTTCDVLLQPYPDGVSTRRTTVMAGLALGLPVVTNTGHLTEPVWREHGAAALAEGTAPAALVERAEALLSSADTRRELGQHAARIYREHFALERTVEALLRVGPT, from the coding sequence ATGCCTCCTTCGCGCACCGCTCCTGCCTGGCATGTCCTCACCGGCGAGTACCCGCCGCAGCCCGGCGGCGTCGGTGACTACACCCGGCAACTGAGCCGCGCGCTCGCCCGTGCCGGACAGGAGGTCCATGTCTGGGCTCCTGGTGAAGGCGGTGTACGCGACGAGGACGGCGTCACCGTGCACCGTGCCCCCGACCTCCTGACGCCCAGGGGACTGCCCGGCCTGTCGCGCGGGCTGGATGCGTGCCCAGGGCCCCGGCGCCTGCTGCTCCAGTACGTCCCCCATGCCCTGGGGCTGAGGGCGATGAACGTCCCCTTCTGCGCCTGGTTCGCCGCGCGGCGGCACGACGCGCGCTGGGTCTACATCCACGAGGCGGTGCATCCGTGGAGCCCGCGCGGCCCCTGGCGCCACCACATCCTGGCGGGCACCACGCGGCTGATGGTGCGCCTGGTGGCGAGCGCCGCCAACCGCGTGTTCGTCTCCATTCCCCAGTGGGCGGAGCACCTGCCCGCTCGCGTCCGGCCCCACGCGGCCTGGCTGCCGGTTCCCAGCAATCTGCCCGTCGATGTCTCCCGTGCCGCCGTGGACGCGCTCCGCGCGGAGTTGGGTGAGGGGCCCTGGCTGGGACACTTCGGCACCTTCGGACGCCTCACCGCTGAGCCCCTGGAGGCCGCGCTGGTGCCGTTGCTGCGCGGTGAGGGAACGCGCCGGGCGTTGATGCTGGGCAGAGGCAGCCGCGCCTTCGTCGAAGGCGTGGAGACGCGCCACCCCGAGCTGCGAGGCCGGCTCGTGGCCAGGGACTCGCTCGCGCTGGACGACATCGCGGTGCATCTGACGACGTGTGACGTGCTCCTGCAGCCCTATCCGGACGGCGTGAGCACAAGACGCACCACGGTCATGGCGGGCCTGGCCCTGGGGCTTCCTGTCGTCACGAACACCGGGCACCTCACGGAACCGGTGTGGCGCGAACACGGCGCCGCCGCATTGGCCGAAGGCACGGCGCCCGCTGCGTTGGTGGAGCGCGCGGAGGCCTTGCTGTCGAGCGCGGACACGCGGCGGGAGCTAGGCCAGCACGCGGCCCGAATCTACCGCGAGCACTTCGCGCTGGAGCGCACGGTGGAAGCGCTGCTGCGCGTCGGCCCGACATGA
- a CDS encoding oligosaccharide flippase family protein, with translation MNATPAPEATAVEVKARALKGMFVLAARTVASQGLRVVSALFLSRLLFPSDYGLFGIVSYAASLGVFLGDLGLSAALVRQPHEPTRDETFTIFWCHQALTAVVVASVCLLAPQLTRGYALGDGAVPMVWALALGLFLSSLRVIPLMALERQLAFPVIARAELIENVVQVITTISLAALGFGAWALALGGLVRGGVGLVCIWWASPWRPQGRFRVDVLRRLLGFGLAFQLPPLVAAMVAGWVPLVVGHVLGKEAVGLVNWAWALASTPMMLSVVLNRVAFPAYCRLQDDPEGFAEYLRTSLRRLASVLLLAIPLAVLAVPVAVPLFFGTRWLPAVVLVQWFSMECILTTLVGLLATAQNAGGRPWERLAVVVCVGAAKWGLGTWAIQRFGLEGMGPAGVVVGLAEVWVTAWLVERLNPSMRGLTRQVVEPFVTLGLVLLGACLAALRLVEEGVVAQALVGAVLFAILVWARERLPGTLPLLGELRQILEFIRARRAARPTPASPAST, from the coding sequence ATGAACGCGACCCCAGCGCCCGAAGCCACCGCCGTCGAAGTCAAGGCGCGTGCCCTGAAGGGCATGTTCGTCCTGGCGGCGCGGACCGTGGCGTCCCAGGGGCTGCGCGTGGTGAGCGCGCTGTTCCTCTCCCGGCTGCTCTTCCCGTCAGATTACGGCCTGTTCGGAATCGTGTCCTACGCGGCCTCCCTGGGCGTGTTCCTGGGTGACCTGGGCCTGAGCGCGGCGCTGGTCCGCCAGCCGCACGAGCCCACGCGGGATGAGACGTTCACCATCTTCTGGTGCCACCAGGCGCTCACCGCCGTCGTGGTGGCCTCCGTCTGTCTGCTGGCCCCCCAGTTGACGCGCGGCTATGCGCTGGGCGACGGCGCGGTGCCCATGGTGTGGGCGCTGGCGCTGGGCCTGTTCTTGTCCTCGCTGCGCGTGATTCCGTTGATGGCGCTGGAGCGCCAGCTCGCCTTCCCCGTCATCGCCCGCGCCGAGTTGATTGAAAACGTGGTGCAGGTCATCACCACCATCTCCCTGGCGGCGCTGGGCTTCGGAGCCTGGGCGCTGGCGCTGGGCGGCCTGGTGCGCGGCGGGGTGGGGCTGGTGTGCATCTGGTGGGCGTCCCCCTGGCGTCCCCAGGGGCGCTTCCGCGTGGACGTGTTGCGGCGGCTCCTGGGCTTCGGGCTGGCGTTCCAGCTTCCGCCCCTGGTGGCGGCGATGGTGGCGGGCTGGGTGCCGCTGGTGGTGGGGCACGTGTTGGGCAAGGAGGCGGTGGGGCTGGTCAACTGGGCCTGGGCGCTGGCCTCCACGCCGATGATGCTGAGCGTGGTGCTCAACCGCGTGGCCTTCCCCGCCTACTGCCGGTTGCAGGATGACCCGGAGGGCTTCGCCGAGTACCTGCGCACGTCGCTGCGCCGGCTGGCCTCGGTGTTGCTGCTCGCCATTCCCCTGGCGGTGCTGGCCGTCCCCGTGGCGGTGCCCCTCTTCTTCGGCACGCGGTGGCTGCCCGCGGTGGTGCTGGTGCAGTGGTTCAGCATGGAGTGCATCCTCACCACCCTGGTGGGGCTGCTGGCCACGGCGCAGAACGCGGGCGGCAGGCCCTGGGAGCGGCTGGCCGTCGTCGTGTGCGTGGGTGCGGCGAAGTGGGGGCTGGGGACGTGGGCCATCCAACGCTTCGGCCTGGAGGGCATGGGCCCCGCGGGCGTGGTGGTGGGACTGGCCGAGGTGTGGGTGACGGCGTGGCTGGTGGAGCGGCTCAACCCGTCGATGCGAGGGCTGACGCGGCAGGTGGTGGAGCCCTTCGTCACCCTGGGGCTGGTGCTGCTGGGGGCGTGTCTGGCGGCGCTGCGGCTGGTGGAGGAGGGTGTGGTGGCGCAGGCGCTGGTGGGCGCGGTGCTGTTCGC